The DNA sequence gttcctccctctctttggcGAGGGCCaactctctctccagtctctcgcGCTCCAGAGCAAGatccctctcctgtctctcccgctccagggccagctcccgctccctctgcagggccctctcctgctcctcccgctGCAGGGCCCTCTGTCGCTCTATCCTCTCCCGCTCCaacgccttctccctctcctgctcttcctccaccatcctctgcctctctcgtctctccatctccagggccttctccctctccagcaGCACCTCCCTGTCTTCCGCCGCCGTGGCGCGGAGCACGCCCACTGGGCCCTGGCTGCCGAGGCCTCCGTGTACCCCCTGCATGCCGCCGGGGATCATGGGAAAGGAGACGCTGGCGATGGCGGCCGCAGTGTTGGCCGTGTGCGTGATGGCGGTGAAGGGCTGGGCTaatgctgcggcggcggcggcaccgTTGTCCGTGGGCTCTCCGGCGGCACCGTGCCACCCGGCGCCCGAGAAGGCCCCCTCGGACGCCATTTTGCGGGCCAGCAGGGTGAGGGGTCCGGGGGGCTTCCGCTCTCTGCTCTGGGGCTCcgggctgctgctgcggctgctggacgacccggagctggagctgctggaggcgcGCTGGCGGGCGGGGGCCTCGTCCGGGCTCGGGGGGCTTTGTTTGGGGGTGTCGGGCAGCGGGTAGGACAGCtccgggggaggggagggcggcgGCGTGGGCTGGCGGAGCtgcggggagaggagggaggggatgtgCTGAGGCGGCTGGCGGGACGCCTCCGAGCGCTCTCTGGCCGCCGACCTCCGTGCCGCCGTCCTCCTGGCGGGCTCCCCGGGGCCCCGCCTCCGCTCGCCCCACGCCTCTTCGTCcgcgtcgtcgtcgtcgccgTCGTCActgtcgtcgtcgtcgctgTCGGCCGCGGCCTGACCAGACGGGGGGGCGCGCTCCGCGGCGGCGCTGTGCGTGGACACGGCGCTGGGGACGGGGCCGGCGGGCTGACCAGACATGTTCGCCTCCTGGTGGGCGGGGCCCGCCAGCCCCTCGCCGTCCGCGGGGCCGAGGGGCTTGTGATGTTCGACGGGCGCTGGCGCTGCCTCCTGGTGAATACGGGAAAAGCAGCTGACTTTGAGTATGTTGTGACCCTCCGTGCCAGAGTATGCGTCTCCTATTCCTCCCGCTataacccctccccaccacaaaCATGCAAGAGAGCAGAAGAGCCTGCGGCGCCCCTGCATGCAGATTATGAATGTCCCTTTTGAATGGAAAAAGTATTtgattaaaaagttaaaaggGGTCTAACCTGGGAGGGAGCAGGACACGGAGCGCTGTTGTTGACGCTTGTGTTTTCTTCGGGTTCTGTGAAGGAGAAAGCATTTCAATGACtcttcctgtgtgcgtgtgtgtgtgtgtgtgccattgaTTTGTGGCAAGCTTTACCTTCGGGGTCCCCAGCTTCCCTGGCCTCCCTCTCAAGGCGCTGTCGGAGGAGCTCTTGCTGCTTGGCAAGGTACTGCTTGATGAAGCTGTTCTGGCTCATCTCCTCCCCGATCTACAACCGCAGCAGCACCAGAGCATTGAAAAACTGTTGCAGGTGGCCCAGTAGTGTACCAGCCACATAGGCCAGACCTCCTGCTATGCTCATACGttatttcctctctctttcatgtCAGACCTGGACTCTCAGAATAAAAACCTATTCATTACAGGTCAAGCAAATGATCATTGACTGATTGTTGACATAGACGcagtttattttttcttcatatGGCTTCATGGGCTTATGACATTATTGACAACGGAACCACATGTACCAACAGCTGTAGCAGCTGGTACGCTTTGTTACCCACCTGGGAGTTGGGCTGCAGTCCActgtgaggggtggaggtgcgCTGGAGGTTCTCCAGCATGAGGGCCTGTTGTtggagagaagaagggagacGATTTGATTCCCTTGTTATTTACTGCACAAACATTGAAAGAGTTTGTAAATACTCCATTATGTTAATTACACTGCCGTTCTAATTAATAGAAATGGATTTCCAATGGATTAGATATCGAAAAAAGTTCCATGAACAATTGGTGTGTTTGTACAACCGTGTGCAcagcatttgtttatttcaaagcATTGTTAAATGGGACTGAGCCATAAAGCAGAAACAAGGCATGCTATGATTAAGGCCAAATGTTTTACATTGTAGAACAAATTAAGACGAAAGTAAATTAATTGACAAGTCGATAGACCAAGCTTCTTCCGTTGGAACGCCTCATTGATTAAACGGAACAATCCATACAGAAGACAGCACAGACCATATAAAAGCGCCCTTCTCTTCTGAAATAGATGTCAATGGGTcaacagagagacatacacGTTCAAACTATCTCAACACTTCCAGAAACATGGCTTCCGGCCAGGTTAGACAACACAGACATTCTTAACACCACAAGGAAGCAATAACTACAGTTCAATAATATGGCGGGACATAAGTAACACTCATTAGAAGAAGAAATTCAGGAATGAATGAGACAAACGAAGGGACCGATCAAACGTACAATTGCAATTAATGCAACTAAAATAATAATGCGTCTGAATACTATAAACAACTATTCttaatattacatttacattactgACATTCACCACGAACATTTTTGGGGAAAAAATAATTGATAGTCAACTGAAGCTAGTTTAATTCATTCGTTTTAGTTCATTTTGTACTTTAGGCTATTTACATTGCATTTGCCAAACATGATTTAAAGTGGTGGGAAACAGACAAGTGTAATTTATAGTCTTCAACGTATTTATCCGATGTACATAGATATAGATAACTACATAAAAGgtttatattgtataaataTCTAGACACTTTGAAGAAATACTACTAACAAGAACGTGCATGTTGTGTTTATACAGCGTAACACCTCCGATAGACGTAAACAAAACCGCTCACACACGCGGAAGCTCGCAAACTTCAGCAACAGCGGGTGCGTATTTAGTTCAGTAACAAACATTCACATTGTTGCATCGACATTCGATTTGTTGCCATTGTTTAATTTCAGCTCAGCAAACTACAGCCGCTTTTCATCACCGACCAAGTTAAAGTATTTACttaacctcccccccacccgttttttttttttttatggagcAACAACGCGCGGATTCGACTTCTCTAAACACACATCAGCGGCGGCGGCAAGTCAGCAACTACGGCCACCGCTCTACTAGCCGCTACACAGAGCGGTAGCCTCACAGAACACACAGTCCCATATTTAACTCGTGTAACCCTGGCTGCAGACGCAGGCAAGACGAAGCCATGTTGTGATGCATCACGGAGAGAAGGCGCGATTAAACCGTATCGctctttaaatatttttttgattgTGTTTGCATTGATAAAAGCAACTGCTACCTTGGTAGCGTAGCAGTTGTCGGCCTTCTAGACAAGCATCAGCCCGTCGGTTCGTAAACGTTAGTTAGCGTGCAGCCGCGGCGATGGCGTAAACGCGCCGAACTCACCCCTTTGAGTCTTTTGACGAGTGCATTTTTCGGTCCACTTTTAGAGAGTCCTCGTTCCTCGAGAGCAGCTTTTAAGTCCGCCACCCGAAGAGAGTTTAGCGGTCTCCCGTCCAGCGTAACGTCTTCAAGGTCCGCCATTTTCCGATCCTCTAGTTCGTTCCCAGCTAGAGTAGTGAGCTACGCCTTCCTTCACCCGCGTCATAGCCGACGACTTCCCttgaataaatacaaacaataaTATGTATCCATCGTTAGCTTTATGGTAGAATAATATATGATTTTTTTGAAGGATTAACAATGATtgtttttgattttatttaataattgcTGCTACATTTTTTACGTTTGCCACAACGACCGTTGCGCATTGTGAGCGCAACGGTGATGTTCCACAAAGCACAACACTTGCTGCGTCTGGCTGTCGTTAGTATGTTTGTAAGGCTAGAAACAAATGTCAGCGACTGGTAGCTAATCCGTAGGCTATGTTTCGGCCGTCTAGGGATGCCTAAAACACGTTGACTCACCGGCAGAAAAGGTGGGTGTTGAGATGTTTAGTAATTTTATATTCGGAAATCCATTCACGAAGTGTTCATGTCTTCCTTTGACATACATCTAATAATACGCTTCATCAATTCTGTTATAGTGCTGCTGTCTTTGGTTTTTATGAAGTACTCAAATGGAAGACATATTCTCTGCTATGATGTATCTGTCATTGTGTTTACAGCAGATTTATGAATGTAGATTCCTTTGTCAAACTGAATGCTCTTATCTTTACAGAGATGTCGTGGTTCTACCATGTCAGTCAGGGATCAAATGAACAACAACCGCAGCTTAGCGACACGTTTACCCCTGCCGTTGCCAGTCCCTTTTCCAGCCTAGCTGGTTCGACACAGGAAACCCTTGGCAACGCAAGACTAGAGTGGCCCTCCAGCTACTCGCCTCCCGGCCTGCTTACTCTGCCCTCGCCACCACAATGTTCTGCTCCACCGACCCTTGAGTCCCTCTCGTGTGCATCCCATAATGCAGTGCCAGGTGGGGGTTCTCTGCCTGTGTCATACGTCACACTTCAAGAGTACCGGTGCGTAATGAGCTGGTTCTTGGGGTGGACCAGCCCACAGAGAGAACGCTTTCTGCAGGACCTTCTGGGCAAAGCAGTACCTGGGAAAGTGTGCACTCTTCTAGATTCACTCAATACTCTACAGGTACTTgttcatcctgtgtgtgtgtgtgtgtgtctttgtgtttcccAACCTTGTTGATCTTATGTACCCCAACAGCCCCTTCAGTATGCCTCAGGTATCCCATTATTGACGTGGAACCAGAAATGTTTTCGATTGGACTAATATTGCACTACCTTGACACGTAGgatcattattaatattgtcGTGGCCTAGGTGTGTAAAATGGAAGAAGCTGAGGTGTACCTACATTTCTGGTCTTAACTGAATCAGGACATGATGTCAAGCTCCTGGGTGCGTACCCCCAGTGGGGAATCACTGGCGTATGCTACAATTTAACATGGTTGTTATCCTTCTTTCTGCACGGCGTCAGGTTAGAGACAGACCTCCGAACATCTTTGAGTGCCAGCTGCGTCTCTGGACCCAGTGGTTCGAGTCAtggagtgaggaagagaggaacCACTTCCTGCTCGTCCTGGTAGAGCATGACCCGGCCTTTGTAGCACGGTTCTACCAGAGTGTGGCCGGTACCGCCGGGAGAGAGTGATGGCTTATGGGAGTCGAGCCATGACATCGGTGCTTCGATTGAAGTATGTGCGATGGGTAAAGGATTTGAAGGTGATTGTGACTTTTATATCAAGTAAAAGCAGGTCTGAATACCAaatgtctctcttcctcctctccctctctgtctctctctctgaaccctACTCTGACAGTGATGGTAGGCGATCTATTGTTGAATACAACTTGGATAGTAGGATCATTGTGTTAACCTGCATCACCTGCAATAGAAACCAATGAAGTGTTTGGAAGCAGAATACCTAcagcattaaaacaaacaaaaaacaaaaacagttgaATAAGGGCTATTGTTTATCTGTTGCTAAATGCGTTTCCCAGGGCCTTGGCCCTACAGTGTGCAGTTTATAAAGGTCGGAAATGAGTTATAGCATGGGGATTGGAACTTTGGTATGGACTATTATTATGAAATCCTGACACCTCAAGGCACTGTGCTCCTGGTTTGTACCCAATCATGTAAGCTTCTGGAGGGAATAGAAATACAAGACACACGGGTAAATCGAAAAGTATTTTAAGCTTCTGATAATGTAATCTGATAATTTCAACTTTCTTATTATTGTGATcttttttttaccataacaaGAAATAAATGCAGTAGACTACACTATTGCCTCTGTTTCATCTCACttgttcattatttttttaaatcagacGATAAATGTATTACGATCAAATCTAAATGAATCCCAAACAGTAGTTTGATCAGTCACATCATTCATTTGTTTAACATTTACATATTATTACAATTAACTTTTGCGTTGGCTGACATATACATTTTACTGCACGCATCTCtgtgttttgtctttttaacatgcatacacatctgAAGAGGATTCACCAGTGCAGACCCAGTTTGATAATCATGTCAACGCAGATTAAGTGGCCTTCAGTCCGTTTACTTGAGTTAAAGAAATTAATAGAAACACCTTCCTAAAGAATGAATTTGCCTATGCTAATGTTAAGTATATTAATCTGATGTTATGCCCCATGCCTTAACTGAATTAAAACATTGAATGGTGGTATCCttatatttattcaataaatgtaACTGGTTTGAGGAAAGTCGGCTCTCAATGTACAATTCTGAAAATACTTGCACAAAGCGGTACCCTCATACTGCATCAAACCCCACAGAAAAGTAGAGCAAAGGTCACTCTTGTGTTGGAACCTTCGATGCGTTCTACCCCTCATTCCATGGATGTTGTTTCTCCAAGAGTTGCACACAATCTGTTTTACTGCGCCATCTTGTGTAGGCAAGTATATATTGATCCAACTATTGTTCCGCGATATACAACACAATAACTGTAAAGGTAACGAACGCGTCCTTGCCTATAAGCCACATTGGCTTATATGCTTAGTGATACAGCACTCGTAGCCTATGTCCTTACAACTCACAAGTGATCGTTGCTCGTGATTTAAGGTTAGACTAAAGCAATGAACGCCGGACCGAGACCCCATTTTATCCATTGCTCCCCAAAGTTGGGTCCCATATTTGGTGCTGGACAGTTGAGTCACAAACAAACGGGGCTACATGCTCGCCTTGTATGGGTTGCATGATGGACTGATTAGGAAAAGCTCCTTATTTCCAAACTTAACTAAGCTTACATGAACCGCGGTAAAGTGCATTGGGTTATATGAAGGCGCTGTGGATAATAGTTCAACTATTTTGCGGGTTGTGTAATAAACGACTACACCCTATTGGTCCGATTTTATTTGGCAGCGACAACATAGACACGTAACACGTCGCGTACTACCGACGGGTTGTAATTGGCTGTAACGATCAGCCCGTCCGTTTCAGATACCATCGGATACAATTTCGTATTACCGATCATTCTTTCTTCTCTGGTACAAGGGATGGCACTCACGGGCTGGATTTGTTTGGTCACAGGTGCCTCCAGAGGGATCGGAAGAGGCATTGCTCTGCAGTTGTCCGAAGCAGGGGCTACTGTCTATATAACAGGGCGACAAGAGAAGACTCTGAGACAGACTGCTTCAGAGGTAGGCCACCTTTGTATTTTCACTGACCCATAAGGATGGCAGGGGAGCTTCGATTTGAATTACAATCTAGTTGGTTGGTCAAGATGGTTCACTGTTTTATGCATATATGCCTGCTGTTCTGTCTTGGATTTGTTTGCAACTATTGCCCAAACAAGTgcgtgtgtgatgatgtgtgacGTCAACTTGTTTCCACTGGCTTGGAATATATAGTCCATGCATACGAGACACAGGATTAAGACATAACACATGATTCATGTGCTCTGAGTCTTGCTGTCGAATCTGGTTGCTCTCTAACTGTCTTCACCTGCTAGGTGGAACACATTATTCAAAAACGACATGCCACCCGGACAACACTATTTGTATAGTGGTACATCTCCAGTTGATTGTTTATGGCGGTTCTTGTTGGTAAAAGGGAGACTATACAGAATTGGCTGGTTTAGGTCATTTGAATCAAATATCACCataatgaaatacattttatttgcaaACTACTCACTATTTCTACATAACAAGCAAACTTATTGAGGGAAGTAGGCGCAATTTAAATTTCATGAAACACTTTCTCATGTTAATAGATGTTACCTAAATGTGACTCCGTTTCCAGAGTCGATCAGAGGTCATCACTGTTTAATTGCATAATCCTTTTAGGCTATTTTCCCAATCGTTGCTAACCCTATCAAAGTTGAGTCTGATTCACCTCAGTCTGATTTCAAGTTCATACATAGAGCCTGAGACACAGCTACAAAAGCAGTGTCTGCTAAATTAGTTTAGATCCCTATAACAGTGgccgtctcaaagggcttcaaagGTAACATTTCAGAGTCAGGAGGAAGGAACACTGACAGAGGAACTCTCCTTCCAGGGACGGTTATGAGTGCAATAGGTGACTTAATGGGAAGATTGCATGGTAGTATATGGGAGCATTGACTTTGTATTTCATTGGCTGTGCACCTGTAGCCTACTCTGCATAGTGATAAGAAAGTAGAATGTAATCTAATCTAAAAAAACAAGGCGAGCAAAAAAAGAGTGACCAAAGTCTTTCTTTCTTGGGATTTCTTGGGAGTTGCCATtagtgtggggtggggggtgaagcAAGGTGGGCTTACATAGCCTTGTTCTGGTCCCTCCCCTTCAGGtaaaggagagggggggcgacTGCCTGCCGGTGGTATGTGACTCCTCCAAAGAAGAcgacatcaaacagctgttTGAGCGGATCAAGCATGAACAGAATGGCCGCCTGGATATCCTGGTCAACAACGCCTATGCAGGCGTGCAGGTCGGTGTAGGCCAATGCCCAGACACTGTCTGTTTATGTATGCCATTCCGGGTGTATGTATAAACACACAGTTTCTAAATGTCACGTGCGATGATGCGACCACTAAAACCTGCCGCAGATGTCTTGAGGGATCATATGAGGGATCATACGCCTTATATGCTTTCAGGAATATAGTTTTTTCACGTCCACACATCGACACAAAACCGTTGTTTTCAGATCAATCCAATATGGGCAGAATCTAGATTTGGTGTGTAGACGCAATGTGGAAATAGAGGAGAAAATTAGGcatgtgtttttaaacatatcCTCATTCGTTTGTTTATCATGGGGCTTGAGCCTGAAGTCTTCTTGTTGCTCTTCCAATTGCAGGCTATCTTTGACAGCATGGGGAAGAAGTTCTGGGAGACAGATCCAGACATTTGGGATTCTATCAATAACACAGGCCTGAGGTAGGTGTTTGTGCTGAGTCATGGCCGCTGCCAAGTCATGATCCTGCTTATTCATGGCAAGCTGCCGTTAGTCATTCATTTTGTAACTTCAGGCAATGTACCCATGGATGAAGTGCCTCCTTGAGATGTAAACAAACCGAGGGGCAGGATAGTGGGGCTGGAGTGTTCAAATCTCAGCCGAAAGGCACTGAGCTCGATCCCcatgtctgcagtctacctgttgGCATCCTTAAGCAAGAGATCctaacccctaccagctccttagTGAACTATATCTGAATTAGTGttagtcgttttggataaaagcatctgcgcCATCTTGTTAGGGCTATATTTAGCCGAAGGGTTTTAACGGTTGGTTACTCTGCAGACAAAACACGATATTAGTGAATGAAGCCGTAATGGATAACAAATATATAATTCTCTGCTTATTTATTGGGCAACAACATTCAGAGGATTAAATAGGTGCTCCTGTTTGATTGGTACTGCTACCAATGTGTCTAGATTTTAACTTAACAATAACACGGAATGAATTCCTTCCATGCTAATCATGACAGCTCATTTAAATGGAATCGGATGAGTCTTGTGATGGATTCTGTGACGCCACAGTATCCAGCGTATGTGTCTATGGGAGTGAGTAACATTCCAACCATATTCATGACACTCTTGAGGACACCTGGTGTACCGGGAAGTACAGACGCTTTCCTGAAATCATTGTTCTCCATAATCCCCAACGTGAAATTCAAGAATACAGAAATGCTAATTCACCAATGTTCTTTAGAATGATCGGCAGTGTTTCGAGTGTagtgaataacttttaaaatGGGTTGGACAGTCAACAGTCATCCAGAAGATCGGTCATTTTACTAATACTACTCAATCATAAgctgactcactgactcacccaCAAGCTCCCTCAGACGTTCCCAGTGGGTCTCACTAACATCCGAAGCAACCTGACCtatccccaccctctccccaaaTTCGAAATATTACAAATGTGAACTGTCGACAGAggaggtgtgggtgggtggtgttcGGTCTCTTCAAAGTGTTTGATCCAAAAAAACATATCAATAAAGTATCCATGGGATTTTTGGCAAGAACCGTGGTTGTGTTGGAAGATTAAAGATGAAGATGATCATCGTCATTCACAGCCATAGAGCTGCAGTGGAAATGTCCCCAATCGTAACTaaataaatcaacaatgtaTTCACAAATGATTAAACGACTGTGTGTTCAAAGGCCGTTTTTCCTGAGTCTCTGTGTTCTTGCCCAGGGGCCATTACTTCTGCTCAGTGTACGCCTCCAGGATGATGGTGGAGCAGGGGCGGGGGCTGATCGTCATGATCTCCTCCATCGGGGGATTGAAGTACCTCTTCAACGTGTCCTACGGCGTCGGCAAAGCTGCGGTGAGTTGGCGCGCTCTCTGCAGCCTGTTTTTGTACCGCAGTCCAGACGTGTTAATCCTGTCTAATCAGTTGAATTATTTAATTACCTAAGTCAATTCCCCAGTGGAAGCAAAACAGTCAAGAGTACACATGGGTGAAACCAAAACCAGCTCAACACAAAGCAAACACAAGTTTACCCTCTCTTAGGCCACTACGGAACAATATCATCTTAAAGTTACATATAAAGTATATTTCAGAGTATATTCTTGAAAAAGTGGTCCAAATACAGACATATTACAACttgaaatacatttaatatttcCCAAATAAAAATGCCTAAAGGATCGGATGGAGCTGTGAAGGTAACTACAGCCATGTTTTAACTACAATTATTAAATATCATTCCATGTCTGTAATTCAGTGTGATCGGCTGGCCGCAGACATGGCCGTGGAGCTGAAGAGAAGCGGGGTGGCCTCAGTCAGCCTGTGGCCGGGCGCCGTGCCAACAGAGCTGGTGTCCCAAATGCTAAACACAGAAAAGGGAGAGGCCGTCGACCCTAAGGTATTCCGTCTGCCCTTACAGGCATTTTCCACTACTTAGATTTTGTGCATCGATATATTTTTTCAGTCTATTCTTTGTTGTATTTCCTTATTAATATTTTTGATAGGGAATCTTAAATGTGACTAGTCCAGTGGCCTGTCAGAGAACCAGATTGCTTTCTTACTTGGCCCCTCGTATTGCTGCTTGCAGCTTTCTCGAGAACCGCTCAGCGAATCAAATTCAACCTCGACACTGCAGTTCCTCGGGTCCTCAGCAGTACACCCGCCAGTGCAGTGCCCGTTCCGTGCCTGTTTGTAACGGCACACGCAACACTGCACTTCCTTGGGTCCTCAGCACTGCACTCGCCAAGTGTGACTATGATCGGTGAACCGCAGATCGAGCCCACATACAGACGCTCCTCTAATTAGAGTCAGATGTTATGTTACTTATCACTGCTCTGTACCTCTGACCTGACACCCACATCTCCTGTTTGGGATTTAATCAAGTAAATACTATTATTTTTGTGTAGTCTCCCTCTTTAGTCACTTATCAAATGACTTTTATTCAAACCGACTTAGTGATATTTTTTGTATCGATGTATTGGTTTTAATATAATAAGAGAAGACGGAAATGTGTGCTTTATATTAGTACAATACTTCCACGAAAGCTTCAGTGCCACAACATAAGGCTTTTCATCCCTCGCTCTGTTTTGACGTTCtggttgtgttttctgttttccGTTTAGCTCAAAGAGCTGTGGATGGGTGGAGAGAGCACGGAAGTGAGCGGGAAGTGCATTGTGGAGCTGGCAAAAGGTACAATTGCGCTCATTGGATATTCTtcaattatttacatttaatcAATGAGAAGCCGCTTTTATCAGAAGCGACTGACAAGTGAGGCTTTGAACAATTCCAAAAAATCTTTGTTAACATTATtcaatgataatgataaaataacaAGGAAATATGACaatgcaaaaatgtatttgatcgTCTTGCTTTTATATATGTGTGGGTATTTTGTACTTCTGCCCGGTAGATAAAAATCTAATGTCAATGACGGGGAAGGTCTTGATGACCTGCGACCTGGCACGCCGCTACGGGATACTTGATGTTGACGGTAAAACTACGTATTCAtatatttacattatatttacattacatcagcagatgctttcatccaaagagaGTTCCAAGC is a window from the Gadus chalcogrammus isolate NIFS_2021 chromosome 8, NIFS_Gcha_1.0, whole genome shotgun sequence genome containing:
- the c8h14orf119 gene encoding uncharacterized protein C14orf119 homolog → MSWFYHVSQGSNEQQPQLSDTFTPAVASPFSSLAGSTQETLGNARLEWPSSYSPPGLLTLPSPPQCSAPPTLESLSCASHNAVPGGGSLPVSYVTLQEYRCVMSWFLGWTSPQRERFLQDLLGKAVPGKVCTLLDSLNTLQVRDRPPNIFECQLRLWTQWFESWSEEERNHFLLVLVEHDPAFVARFYQSVAGTAGRE
- the dhrs1 gene encoding dehydrogenase/reductase SDR family member 1, whose product is MALTGWICLVTGASRGIGRGIALQLSEAGATVYITGRQEKTLRQTASEVKERGGDCLPVVCDSSKEDDIKQLFERIKHEQNGRLDILVNNAYAGVQAIFDSMGKKFWETDPDIWDSINNTGLRGHYFCSVYASRMMVEQGRGLIVMISSIGGLKYLFNVSYGVGKAACDRLAADMAVELKRSGVASVSLWPGAVPTELVSQMLNTEKGEAVDPKLKELWMGGESTEVSGKCIVELAKDKNLMSMTGKVLMTCDLARRYGILDVDGRSVTDYTTLKFLVSQVPYLSWLAPIVPSFLRVPRFMLTLSGGRF